A single region of the Coprobacter tertius genome encodes:
- a CDS encoding helix-turn-helix domain-containing protein, protein MRKELKVKKSPGDSYTETLLLLMQDMGIDEICRLRGLKPVTVYSHISQLIRERKYNDWSRFISVYEIEAVAKVTAAGGNMENPELKPIFEALGEKINYGKIRLALAVLSLNR, encoded by the coding sequence ATACGAAAAGAACTAAAAGTAAAAAAATCTCCCGGTGATTCGTATACCGAAACACTATTACTACTGATGCAGGATATGGGTATAGATGAGATTTGTCGTCTCCGGGGGCTGAAACCGGTTACTGTATATAGCCATATTTCTCAATTGATAAGGGAGCGAAAATATAACGATTGGTCACGATTTATTTCAGTTTATGAAATTGAAGCTGTAGCGAAAGTAACTGCTGCTGGAGGAAATATGGAAAATCCCGAACTAAAACCTATTTTTGAAGCTCTCGGTGAAAAGATCAATTATGGAAAGATACGTTTGGCTCTGGCTGTTTTATCTTTGAATAGGTAA
- a CDS encoding ClC family H(+)/Cl(-) exchange transporter encodes MESKNIKLYLLCILVGVGTGIVTVPYRYLLEKASSLREILYSHGEPWWFHLLIILTMWAAGIGIYFLVKNFKIISGSGIPQVEGAIFGRFHFNHPFKELVSKFIGGVTGIGMGFSLGREGPSVQMGAFVARLIGKWSRASISEQRYLYTGGASAGLSAAFIAPLASSIFVVEEMEKFDSIKIIITSLLASIISGTMAQWAFPGNIYAPIDAAYPSELSLPALILSFIAFSVVLTIVGKGFNFFLLYFQKKYQEITIPVYLKILSVIIMTYILGYFFIDLIAGGEQFLIHQAGTTVYTGILFLCGIIAIKLLFTTICYATGFPGGIFLPLLVIGGLTGKMFSLILVDMGWMSPEHFGFFMAIGMAAAFAAVVRSPITGIILLLEMTHKFELLVPMTIVVGLTYFISDIAGVKAIYDQLYQKLLPKDLSRSKARLTIPFEINTDSYMEGKRITEIIFPEGCHIEKIIRNQKSISTNDTILKPGDQINISLYSRDLEKLFRSFRSMANE; translated from the coding sequence GTGGAATCGAAAAATATAAAATTATATTTACTATGTATCCTGGTTGGAGTCGGTACGGGAATCGTTACCGTACCCTATCGCTATTTACTGGAAAAAGCCTCATCTCTGCGTGAAATCTTATATTCCCATGGAGAACCGTGGTGGTTTCATTTACTGATTATCCTTACGATGTGGGCTGCCGGAATAGGAATCTATTTTCTGGTAAAAAATTTCAAAATCATCTCTGGCAGCGGTATACCCCAGGTAGAAGGAGCGATATTCGGACGTTTTCATTTTAACCATCCGTTTAAAGAACTCGTATCGAAATTCATCGGCGGTGTAACCGGTATCGGAATGGGATTTTCTCTCGGAAGAGAAGGACCTTCAGTACAAATGGGTGCTTTTGTCGCTCGACTAATCGGTAAATGGAGTCGGGCTTCCATCTCCGAACAACGATATTTATATACCGGAGGCGCAAGTGCAGGCCTTTCTGCTGCATTTATAGCTCCTTTAGCCTCATCGATATTCGTAGTCGAAGAGATGGAAAAATTCGATTCAATTAAAATCATTATCACCTCTTTGCTGGCTTCTATCATATCGGGGACTATGGCTCAGTGGGCATTTCCGGGAAATATTTACGCCCCCATCGATGCAGCCTATCCTTCAGAATTAAGCTTACCGGCACTTATTCTCTCTTTTATCGCTTTCTCGGTAGTCTTAACTATAGTAGGTAAAGGATTCAATTTTTTTCTTTTATATTTTCAGAAAAAATACCAGGAAATAACAATACCCGTGTATTTAAAAATACTTTCGGTCATTATCATGACCTATATCCTCGGATATTTTTTCATCGACTTGATCGCCGGTGGAGAACAATTTCTCATTCACCAAGCCGGCACGACTGTCTACACAGGCATATTATTTCTCTGTGGAATTATAGCAATAAAACTTTTATTTACGACCATATGTTATGCAACCGGATTTCCCGGAGGTATTTTTCTTCCCCTGCTTGTGATCGGAGGTCTTACCGGAAAAATGTTCAGTTTGATTCTGGTGGATATGGGATGGATGTCTCCGGAACATTTCGGGTTCTTTATGGCCATAGGTATGGCTGCGGCTTTCGCTGCCGTTGTACGTTCTCCAATTACCGGAATCATCCTTTTACTGGAAATGACCCATAAATTCGAACTACTCGTTCCCATGACCATTGTCGTAGGTCTAACCTACTTCATCAGCGATATAGCAGGGGTAAAAGCCATCTACGATCAGCTATACCAAAAATTATTACCGAAAGACCTTTCCCGGTCAAAAGCCAGACTGACTATCCCTTTTGAAATCAACACCGACTCTTATATGGAGGGTAAAAGAATAACCGAAATTATATTTCCTGAAGGATGTCATATTGAGAAAATTATACGAAACCAAAAGTCTATATCGACAAACGATACGATTTTAAAACCAGGAGATCAGATAAACATTTCACTGTATTCCCGTGATCTCGAAAAACTATTCCGATCTTTCAGAAGCATGGCAAATGAATAG
- a CDS encoding YbaN family protein — translation METGLLRKILYISVGSICLVLGMIGLFLPVLPTTPFWLLTAYLYTKSSPRLYRKVMEIPVFGKCIRNYREYKALPIKVKIISLSTLWLTISLSIYLIGNIYIAFFLIITAICVTWHILSYKTLRKNNN, via the coding sequence ATGGAGACCGGTCTCCTCCGTAAAATACTATATATAAGTGTCGGTTCGATATGTCTGGTATTAGGAATGATCGGCTTATTCCTTCCGGTACTTCCTACGACTCCGTTTTGGCTCCTTACAGCCTATTTATATACTAAAAGTTCACCCAGACTTTATCGTAAAGTTATGGAGATACCTGTTTTTGGGAAATGTATACGTAACTACAGAGAATATAAAGCTCTACCGATAAAAGTCAAGATAATATCCCTATCCACCCTTTGGCTGACAATATCATTATCGATTTACTTAATCGGCAATATTTATATCGCTTTTTTTTTAATAATCACGGCAATCTGTGTCACATGGCATATTCTTTCTTATAAAACACTCAGAAAAAACAACAATTAA
- the fmt gene encoding methionyl-tRNA formyltransferase, with protein MAQPIDKKNLRIVYMGTPDFAVESLKHLVEGGYNVVGVITMPDKPAGRGHKIQFSPVKEYALSQGLPLLQPEKLKDENFITELRDWKADLQIVVAFRMLPEIVWNMPRLGTFNLHASLLPQYRGAAPINWAVINGEKETGATTFFLTHEIDTGRIILQQRIPILDEDNAGTVHDKLMIMGAQMVTKTVDYILSGNYDTIAQEEILPADILKPAPKIFKETCRIDWSQPIECIHNLVRGMSPYPAAWSELYLSEENPYLVKIYESEPIRKNHNLKMGTIVTDNRKYIDIACSDGFLRPKVLQLAGKKKMPTEDLLRGFTLTEKSYFK; from the coding sequence ATGGCTCAACCAATTGATAAAAAAAATCTACGGATCGTATATATGGGAACTCCCGATTTTGCTGTCGAGAGCCTAAAACATCTTGTGGAAGGAGGATATAATGTTGTAGGTGTTATCACAATGCCCGATAAACCAGCCGGTAGAGGACACAAAATACAATTCTCTCCTGTAAAAGAATACGCATTGTCTCAGGGATTACCTCTACTTCAACCTGAAAAACTCAAAGATGAAAATTTTATAACCGAATTACGAGACTGGAAAGCCGATTTACAAATTGTCGTAGCTTTTAGAATGTTGCCGGAAATAGTTTGGAATATGCCTCGTTTGGGCACATTCAATCTGCATGCATCATTATTGCCTCAATACCGAGGAGCAGCCCCAATTAATTGGGCCGTTATAAATGGTGAAAAAGAGACCGGAGCAACCACTTTTTTCCTGACCCACGAAATCGATACCGGTCGCATCATTCTTCAACAACGAATACCTATTCTCGACGAAGACAATGCAGGAACCGTACATGATAAGCTCATGATAATGGGAGCCCAAATGGTCACAAAAACAGTAGATTATATACTCTCCGGAAACTACGATACTATTGCGCAAGAAGAAATATTGCCTGCTGATATATTAAAACCGGCACCCAAAATTTTCAAAGAAACTTGTCGTATCGACTGGTCTCAACCTATCGAGTGCATACATAATCTGGTACGAGGAATGTCTCCGTATCCTGCAGCATGGAGTGAACTGTATCTTTCTGAGGAAAATCCATATCTCGTAAAAATATACGAATCGGAACCGATAAGAAAAAACCATAATCTAAAAATGGGAACAATCGTAACCGATAATCGGAAATATATCGATATAGCCTGTTCCGATGGCTTTCTGAGGCCTAAAGTACTCCAATTAGCCGGTAAAAAGAAAATGCCGACAGAAGACCTATTAAGAGGATTTACTTTAACAGAAAAATCATATTTCAAATAA
- a CDS encoding chloride channel protein has product MIDNLEAKEEIGKEKDWFLKILIWREKNIKEKNFILILSFLVGMFAAFAALILKYLIHFIQNLLTEHFTIDGANYLYLVYPIIGILLSGMYVRYVVKDDISHGVTRILYAISQRKSRLKPHNMYTSVVASSITIGFGGSVGAEAPVVYTGAAIGSNIGRLFRLDQRVLMLMVGCGAAAGIAGIFKAPIAGLLFTLEVLMIDLTTTSVMPLLISSTTAAVVTYIFMGPTAQFSFVQTEPFIAERIPYVILLGIFCGFISLYFTRIINWLEDIFRKLSKPWLKFGFGAVILSLTIFLLPPLYGEGYDSIIKLLGGNVQSITDGSIFYPLKDNFWILFLNLGLIVLLKVFATAATNGGGGVGGTFAPSLYLGCMSGFLFAFTLNHFGYSIPLSEKNFALMGMAGVMSGVMHAPLMGIFLTAELTGGFSLFLPLMITSTVAFGTIKIFEPYSIYTMRLAKKGELLTHHKDKAVLTLLKMDSVIEKDFLSVRPDMNLGDMVKIISNAHRNIFPVIDSNNILLGIVLLDDIRNIMFRPELYNRFYVRRFMVSPPAKIVVGMPMEKVMKIFDDTNAWNLPVVEEDGKYVGFVSKSKIFNSYRRVLVHFSQD; this is encoded by the coding sequence ATGATAGATAATTTAGAAGCAAAAGAAGAAATAGGAAAAGAAAAAGATTGGTTCCTGAAAATACTGATCTGGAGAGAAAAAAATATCAAAGAAAAGAATTTTATTCTTATTCTTAGTTTTCTCGTAGGTATGTTCGCAGCGTTCGCCGCATTAATACTAAAATACCTGATACATTTTATACAAAACCTGTTAACCGAACATTTCACTATCGATGGCGCCAACTACTTATATCTGGTATATCCCATAATAGGAATTTTACTCTCGGGAATGTATGTACGTTATGTTGTAAAAGACGATATAAGTCATGGTGTAACCCGCATCCTATACGCAATTTCACAACGTAAAAGCCGGTTAAAACCTCACAATATGTACACTTCGGTTGTAGCCAGTTCGATTACGATCGGTTTCGGGGGATCGGTTGGAGCAGAAGCGCCTGTCGTATATACGGGAGCGGCAATAGGTTCGAATATCGGGCGGCTATTCAGACTCGACCAACGGGTACTAATGCTCATGGTCGGCTGTGGTGCTGCTGCCGGTATTGCAGGAATATTTAAAGCTCCGATTGCGGGATTACTGTTTACACTCGAGGTACTGATGATAGACCTTACTACGACATCAGTAATGCCTTTACTGATTTCATCAACGACGGCAGCTGTTGTAACCTATATTTTTATGGGACCTACCGCACAATTCAGTTTTGTACAAACCGAACCTTTCATAGCTGAAAGAATACCTTATGTCATATTACTCGGTATATTCTGCGGATTTATCTCCCTCTATTTTACGCGTATTATCAATTGGCTCGAAGATATTTTTAGAAAACTCAGTAAACCTTGGCTCAAATTTGGTTTCGGAGCAGTTATTTTAAGTCTCACGATCTTTCTTTTACCTCCCCTTTACGGTGAAGGTTATGATTCTATCATAAAACTTCTGGGGGGGAACGTACAAAGCATTACCGATGGGAGTATTTTTTATCCTTTAAAGGATAATTTCTGGATACTTTTTCTGAATCTCGGACTCATCGTTCTCCTTAAAGTATTCGCAACAGCTGCAACCAATGGCGGGGGTGGAGTCGGCGGAACATTCGCTCCCAGTCTTTATCTGGGGTGTATGTCAGGATTTTTATTTGCATTTACACTTAACCATTTCGGATATTCAATTCCTCTTTCCGAAAAGAATTTTGCCCTTATGGGTATGGCCGGAGTAATGTCGGGAGTTATGCACGCCCCTTTGATGGGAATCTTCCTTACGGCTGAACTAACAGGAGGATTCAGTTTGTTTTTACCCCTTATGATTACCTCTACCGTAGCATTCGGTACAATAAAAATATTTGAACCGTACAGTATCTATACGATGCGTTTGGCCAAAAAGGGAGAACTCCTTACTCATCATAAAGATAAAGCCGTGCTTACACTTCTGAAAATGGATAGTGTTATCGAAAAAGATTTTCTATCTGTACGTCCCGATATGAATCTTGGAGATATGGTAAAAATCATTTCCAACGCACATCGAAATATTTTCCCTGTAATCGACTCGAACAATATACTATTAGGGATTGTATTATTAGATGACATTCGCAATATCATGTTCCGTCCAGAATTATACAACCGGTTTTATGTGCGTCGTTTTATGGTAAGCCCGCCGGCCAAAATCGTTGTGGGAATGCCCATGGAAAAAGTAATGAAAATATTTGACGATACCAACGCCTGGAATCTACCCGTTGTTGAAGAAGACGGCAAATATGTAGGATTTGTTTCGAAATCGAAAATATTTAATTCATACCGTCGTGTATTAGTACACTTTTCTCAAGACTAA